The genomic DNA GCCATCATTGCCGATCCCTTTGGCGCAGCCCTGTGTCTATTTCTCGCGGGCCTTTTTTACGTACGGATGATGCGACGCATGGGCGTTTCAACCATTGCCGAATTTTTTGAACGGAGATTTGGCAAAACAGCCGGTGTGGTCGCCGCAGCGTGTACGATTCCGGCCTATCTGGGCTGGGTTGCGTCGCTAATGGTGGGATTTGGGAAAATTATCCACGCGCTCACGGGATTGGATGCGGTATTAGGCACCTGTCTGGGTGCTGCTATTGTGCTGATCTATACAACCGTAGGCGGCATGTGGGCGGTGACGCTGACTGACTTTATTCAGGTGGCCGTCTTAACCCTGGGGCTAATCTTTATGACGCCCGTTCTTTTGAGCGACATGGGGGGATGGGCCGCCATTCGAGCGCAGCTGCCCGATGACCAATTTTATCTCTATCCTCGAGATGCAGACATGACTACATGGTTTAATTATGCGCGCGCCTGGTTGGTAATTGGCCTGGGCAATCTCGCAGGACAGGACCTTTTGCAACGCAGCTTATCCAGCCGAAACGAATCCGTCGCCCAGAACAGCGCGTATCTCTCTGGGATTATCTACCTGACCGTTGGTCTCTTGCCCGTTTTTCTGGGCATTGCAGCCACCCTCACATTTCCCAATCTGGCCGATCCCGAGCAGGTGATGATGAAACTCGCAGAAACCTATCTTCCCCCACTGGGCATGGCCATTTTTATCGGTGCTTTGATCTCCGCGCTAATGAGCAGCGCAGACAGCGCCCTGCTCGCCCCTGCCAGCGTGATCGGCAACGACCTGATCCGTTACCTGCGCCCCGACATTGACGCGCGAACCCAACTTCGCCTGTGCCGCCTGAGCGTCCCCATCCTCGGCATTATCGCGCTTTATCTCGCCCTTTCG from Gemmatimonadota bacterium includes the following:
- a CDS encoding sodium:solute symporter family protein → MSQIPIITALCAYVFLTLLVGVYAGRRVKDSADFVVAGRRLGILLATGTLSATWFGTGTVLGAAGAAYKGGFLAIIADPFGAALCLFLAGLFYVRMMRRMGVSTIAEFFERRFGKTAGVVAAACTIPAYLGWVASLMVGFGKIIHALTGLDAVLGTCLGAAIVLIYTTVGGMWAVTLTDFIQVAVLTLGLIFMTPVLLSDMGGWAAIRAQLPDDQFYLYPRDADMTTWFNYARAWLVIGLGNLAGQDLLQRSLSSRNESVAQNSAYLSGIIYLTVGLLPVFLGIAATLTFPNLADPEQVMMKLAETYLPPLGMAIFIGALISALMSSADSALLAPASVIGNDLIRYLRPDIDARTQLRLCRLSVPILGIIALYLALSHDTVYTLMVDSWSILLATLFVPLTAGIWWRNANRSGALWSMISGAIAYLILLQIAPDHPADLLAVPVGLLALIIITKATAKTDPPLPLSDTSGAPLPYTNRLGALNPLRGSSDR